The Methanobacterium formicicum genome includes a region encoding these proteins:
- a CDS encoding transcription factor S, whose protein sequence is MEFCPKCGTVMFPKGDCFQCSCGYQKKITEETLSKYEVSEKVAPKENVIVTGDNVKTLPTTKAICPKCQNRLAFWWLQQTRRADESETRFLRCTECGHTWREYD, encoded by the coding sequence ATGGAATTTTGTCCTAAATGTGGAACAGTAATGTTCCCTAAAGGTGACTGTTTTCAGTGTTCATGTGGTTACCAGAAAAAAATAACCGAGGAAACTCTGAGTAAATATGAAGTTTCGGAGAAAGTAGCCCCCAAGGAAAATGTAATTGTAACCGGGGATAATGTAAAAACCCTACCCACAACCAAGGCCATATGTCCAAAATGCCAGAATAGGTTGGCTTTCTGGTGGTTACAGCAGACCAGAAGGGCTGATGAATCGGAAACCAGGTTTTTAAGGTGCACTGAGTGCGGACACACTTGGAGAGAATACGACTGA
- a CDS encoding DUF308 domain-containing protein, with product MERIRLIKLRGDVEVDEEPQKGIQDQTTSEVESSPASRVVDESNGSTDSETKESKNSKGFKDPSKKANTSNSPQRRFRDFLARGDLDSSESSPQSEVTSDSSKGTKPEKTRSTDKDAQSSDSHYLSQELMSFDFYRKLRSNKEQVLKIIGGLVGALFIIAGLIYILGSPVRVADNVVAGERAVISAFLILVGVLIIAGVFARRLLEKSFLKNIHSELEEAEAPDSEKKSPDKKEKQKGNIEEMDKK from the coding sequence TTGGAGAGAATACGACTGATTAAGTTAAGAGGAGATGTTGAAGTGGACGAAGAGCCCCAGAAGGGAATTCAAGATCAGACAACTTCTGAAGTTGAATCATCCCCTGCATCCCGGGTGGTTGATGAATCCAATGGATCCACGGACTCTGAGACTAAAGAGTCTAAAAATTCTAAAGGGTTTAAAGACCCATCTAAAAAAGCAAATACCAGTAACAGTCCGCAGAGACGTTTCCGGGATTTTTTAGCCCGTGGTGATCTTGATTCTTCCGAATCTTCTCCACAGTCTGAAGTTACCTCCGATAGTTCTAAAGGGACAAAACCAGAGAAAACCAGGAGTACGGATAAAGATGCCCAGTCATCGGACTCCCACTATTTGAGCCAGGAACTTATGTCCTTTGATTTTTACAGGAAGCTCCGTTCCAATAAGGAGCAGGTACTTAAAATCATCGGAGGTTTAGTAGGGGCGCTTTTTATCATTGCGGGATTAATATATATATTGGGTTCTCCAGTTAGGGTGGCCGACAATGTGGTGGCCGGTGAAAGAGCGGTAATATCTGCCTTTTTAATACTGGTGGGGGTCCTGATTATAGCGGGTGTCTTCGCCCGCCGGTTACTGGAGAAAAGTTTTCTCAAAAACATACACAGCGAGCTGGAAGAGGCTGAAGCCCCGGATTCTGAGAAAAAATCACCGGATAAGAAAGAAAAACAAAAGGGTAATATAGAAGAGATGGATAAAAAGTAA
- the pcn gene encoding proliferating cell nuclear antigen (pcna), which produces MFKAVLSDSNILKTSFDAISSIVDEVQMMADEEGLRLDALDRSHITFVHLELKKGVFDEYQCDETLKINVDTEELMKVLKRAKAEDMVELTVDEGNLIVTFEGEAKRKFKIRLIDIEYEAPSPPELEYPTEFEVPFSLLKDSIQDIGIVSDKISLQVNEEKFQASAEGEFGDAKVEYVHGERIEESARSIFSLEKVKEMLKADKFSESAVIRLGNDMPLNLALKMASDEGELSFLLAPRIESEE; this is translated from the coding sequence ATGTTCAAGGCAGTTTTAAGTGATTCCAATATTTTGAAGACCAGTTTTGATGCCATATCATCCATTGTCGATGAAGTGCAGATGATGGCCGATGAAGAAGGCTTACGTCTGGATGCTCTGGACCGCAGTCACATTACATTCGTTCACCTGGAACTTAAGAAGGGAGTGTTTGACGAATACCAGTGTGACGAAACCCTGAAGATCAACGTGGATACTGAAGAACTGATGAAGGTTCTTAAAAGGGCCAAAGCAGAAGACATGGTGGAACTTACTGTGGATGAGGGTAACCTTATAGTAACATTTGAGGGTGAAGCCAAGAGAAAATTCAAAATACGTCTTATAGACATAGAATATGAGGCACCTAGCCCTCCAGAATTAGAATATCCTACTGAATTTGAAGTGCCTTTCTCCCTCCTTAAGGACTCCATCCAGGACATAGGCATTGTCTCGGATAAAATATCTCTCCAGGTGAATGAAGAAAAATTCCAGGCTTCAGCAGAGGGAGAGTTTGGTGATGCTAAAGTGGAATATGTCCACGGAGAAAGAATAGAAGAATCTGCTAGATCAATATTTTCCCTAGAAAAAGTAAAAGAAATGTTAAAAGCAGATAAATTCTCAGAATCTGCAGTTATAAGGCTAGGAAATGACATGCCCCTGAACCTTGCCCTGAAAATGGCTTCTGATGAAGGTGAACTGAGTTTCCTACTTGCCCCAAGGATAGAAAGTGAGGAATAG
- a CDS encoding 50S ribosomal protein L44e yields MKLPKERKTYCPKCKKHTVHTVLESKRRKASELKWGQRQFRRVTSGYRGYPRPLPSGNKPTKKLDLRYKCKECGKSHIKRSTFRAGKVEFIQQ; encoded by the coding sequence ATGAAGCTTCCTAAAGAAAGGAAAACTTACTGTCCAAAATGCAAAAAACATACAGTTCACACAGTATTAGAATCAAAAAGAAGAAAAGCCAGCGAACTAAAATGGGGTCAAAGGCAATTCAGACGTGTAACCAGCGGTTACCGTGGATACCCACGACCATTACCTTCCGGTAACAAACCAACTAAAAAACTGGACTTAAGATACAAATGCAAAGAATGCGGTAAATCTCACATAAAACGCTCCACATTCCGCGCTGGAAAAGTAGAGTTCATCCAGCAGTAG
- a CDS encoding 30S ribosomal protein S27e, translating to MSKSKSNFLRVKCGDCGNQQVVFDHAASKVECIICGKSLVKSRGGRSEVVAQIIEVLD from the coding sequence ATGTCAAAAAGTAAAAGTAACTTTTTAAGAGTTAAATGTGGGGATTGTGGCAATCAACAAGTGGTTTTCGATCATGCTGCCTCTAAAGTAGAGTGCATTATCTGTGGTAAATCTCTGGTAAAATCCAGGGGTGGAAGATCGGAAGTTGTAGCCCAAATAATAGAAGTCTTGGATTAA
- a CDS encoding translation initiation factor IF-2 subunit alpha, with protein MVRMKNKWPQEGDLIVATVHKVLNYGAFAKLEEYPGEEAFIHISEVSAGWVKNIRDYVRENQKIVARVLRVNPKKGHVDVSMKRIREDQRTRKIQQWKIEQKAEKLLEFAAKSIDKDLDAAYDEVGYAIMDEFGDLYGAFEISAEEGAISLIERGMDETWANAITEVAKKNISPPEVQITGYVDLTSYAPDGVEIIRTALKSIDKDNVAVQCVGAPRYRLLVKSSDYITAETILKDAADEAIATVLEAGGEGEFYRELE; from the coding sequence ATGGTAAGAATGAAGAATAAGTGGCCTCAGGAGGGTGACCTCATAGTGGCCACCGTGCATAAAGTCCTTAACTACGGGGCATTCGCCAAACTGGAAGAGTACCCTGGAGAGGAAGCCTTCATTCACATCTCCGAGGTATCTGCAGGATGGGTAAAGAACATCCGGGACTACGTTCGGGAAAACCAGAAAATTGTAGCTAGAGTACTTAGGGTAAACCCAAAAAAAGGTCATGTTGACGTTTCCATGAAAAGGATCCGGGAGGATCAAAGAACCCGTAAGATCCAGCAGTGGAAAATCGAACAGAAAGCCGAAAAACTCCTTGAATTTGCAGCAAAAAGCATTGACAAAGATCTCGATGCGGCTTACGATGAAGTGGGTTATGCTATAATGGACGAATTCGGGGATCTCTACGGGGCATTTGAAATATCTGCTGAAGAAGGAGCAATTTCTCTTATAGAAAGAGGGATGGATGAAACATGGGCCAATGCCATAACGGAAGTAGCCAAGAAGAACATCTCTCCTCCAGAAGTACAGATCACCGGATACGTGGATCTCACTTCTTACGCTCCGGATGGTGTGGAAATCATACGTACTGCCCTTAAATCAATTGATAAAGATAACGTAGCTGTACAATGTGTTGGTGCACCTCGTTATCGTTTACTGGTAAAATCATCGGATTACATCACTGCAGAAACCATTCTAAAGGATGCAGCAGATGAAGCCATTGCCACGGTTTTAGAGGCTGGTGGCGAAGGCGAATTCTACCGGGAATTAGAATGA
- a CDS encoding RNA-protein complex protein Nop10 produces the protein MKLKMRRCRVCKEYTLKDHCPHCGGELEVIYPPRYSPEDKYGKYRRMLKKQMSDSS, from the coding sequence ATGAAGCTGAAAATGAGGCGCTGTCGCGTCTGTAAGGAGTACACCCTTAAAGACCATTGTCCTCATTGTGGGGGAGAATTAGAAGTAATATATCCTCCACGTTATTCTCCTGAGGATAAATACGGTAAATACCGGAGAATGCTCAAAAAACAGATGAGTGATTCGTCTTAA
- a CDS encoding proteasome assembly chaperone family protein, whose translation MKETFIKLIKDVDLNNPIFIEALPGIGHVGKLVAEHIIHELGAEKFAELYSPSFPPQVFVDEDGIVEPMKNEFYYLQGQGEDERDFIFLGGNTQGLSPEGQYEICGSILDFVGEYGVKEIYTLGGLGTGQPVEKPKVFGAATNKELAAMLQEHEVTLRSADGGIIGASGLILGLGVPRGMHGVCLMGETPGYFIDADASKAVLTVLLELVKVDVDVAKLEERAEETRKMISKAQQMEREMAERMNIVPGEEDLRYIG comes from the coding sequence ATGAAGGAAACCTTCATAAAACTGATTAAAGATGTGGATCTCAATAATCCCATATTCATTGAGGCCCTACCCGGTATTGGTCATGTAGGTAAACTGGTGGCAGAGCACATCATACATGAGTTAGGGGCCGAAAAATTCGCAGAACTTTACTCCCCCTCATTCCCCCCACAGGTCTTTGTAGATGAAGATGGAATTGTGGAACCCATGAAAAATGAATTTTACTACCTCCAAGGCCAGGGTGAAGATGAAAGAGATTTCATTTTTCTGGGAGGAAACACTCAAGGACTCAGTCCAGAAGGACAATACGAGATTTGCGGTTCTATCCTGGATTTTGTGGGAGAATATGGTGTTAAAGAAATATACACTCTGGGCGGTCTGGGAACTGGTCAACCAGTGGAAAAACCCAAGGTGTTTGGAGCAGCCACCAACAAAGAACTGGCCGCAATGCTACAAGAGCACGAAGTAACCTTACGGTCCGCTGATGGTGGAATAATAGGTGCATCTGGGCTAATCTTAGGATTAGGCGTTCCTAGGGGTATGCACGGTGTTTGTCTCATGGGTGAAACCCCGGGGTACTTCATTGATGCCGATGCTTCTAAGGCGGTCCTCACCGTTCTGTTGGAACTAGTGAAAGTAGATGTAGATGTGGCTAAACTGGAAGAACGGGCAGAAGAAACCCGGAAAATGATCAGTAAAGCCCAACAGATGGAACGGGAAATGGCTGAAAGGATGAACATTGTCCCCGGTGAAGAGGACCTGCGATACATAGGTTAA
- a CDS encoding TIGR00375 family protein gives MIIRADLHIHGRYSMATSKNMTPELLSSQGSLKGLHLVATGDAFHQGWLSMIEEATEEVNDGIFSVREDKKLHNEFLQEELPEGFSKNPETKLILTSEVEDSKRVHHLIIIPSLDAAYQMRKKLKGSLDSDGRPRVRMSGAEIQELALENGCIMGPSHAFTPWTSIYKEYDSIHDCYDETPDFVELGLSADTEMADRIEELQDLPFLTNSDAHSPWPHRLGREFNEINLKNLSFSALAQALHDKTITANYGFDPRLGKYHHTACTKCYQLYHPDEAIKMNMKCPCGGTIKKGVDYRVEELATWDEPHHPSHRPPYIHIMPLAEIISLTYSKGVTTKFVQKIWQELVLKFGDEISVLIDAPMDELIELDPELSRRIRAFRDKTLQIKVGGGGRYGELVFNDDSSEQNSPDSTLDSFL, from the coding sequence ATGATTATCAGGGCTGATTTACATATACACGGCCGATATTCAATGGCCACCTCTAAAAACATGACGCCTGAGTTATTATCATCTCAGGGAAGCCTAAAGGGATTGCATCTTGTTGCTACGGGTGATGCTTTTCACCAGGGCTGGCTTAGCATGATAGAGGAAGCCACTGAAGAGGTAAACGACGGAATTTTCAGTGTCAGGGAAGATAAAAAGTTGCATAACGAGTTTCTACAGGAAGAACTTCCTGAAGGGTTTTCCAAAAATCCAGAAACCAAACTAATACTAACCTCAGAAGTGGAGGATTCTAAAAGGGTCCACCACCTAATTATTATACCTTCCCTGGATGCAGCGTATCAGATGCGGAAAAAACTTAAAGGCAGTCTGGATTCGGATGGCCGGCCCAGGGTACGTATGAGCGGTGCTGAAATACAGGAATTGGCCCTGGAAAACGGCTGTATTATGGGTCCCTCCCATGCATTCACTCCCTGGACCAGCATATATAAGGAATACGACAGTATTCATGACTGTTATGATGAAACGCCTGATTTTGTTGAATTGGGACTCTCAGCAGATACAGAAATGGCCGATCGAATCGAAGAATTACAGGATCTACCCTTCCTCACTAACTCCGATGCCCATTCTCCCTGGCCCCACCGACTGGGCCGTGAGTTTAATGAAATAAACCTTAAAAATTTAAGCTTTTCCGCCCTGGCTCAGGCCCTTCATGATAAGACCATCACGGCAAACTATGGCTTCGACCCCCGACTGGGCAAGTATCACCACACGGCCTGTACCAAGTGCTATCAGTTGTACCATCCTGACGAAGCCATAAAAATGAACATGAAATGTCCCTGTGGGGGTACCATAAAAAAAGGCGTGGACTACCGGGTGGAAGAACTGGCCACCTGGGATGAGCCCCATCATCCCTCACACCGACCTCCTTATATTCATATCATGCCCCTGGCGGAGATTATAAGCCTCACCTATAGCAAAGGGGTTACCACTAAATTCGTGCAGAAGATATGGCAGGAACTGGTTCTGAAATTCGGTGACGAGATCTCCGTACTCATTGATGCGCCCATGGATGAACTGATAGAACTGGACCCGGAACTTTCTCGTAGAATAAGGGCATTCCGGGACAAAACCCTGCAAATAAAGGTAGGAGGGGGTGGAAGATACGGGGAACTAGTTTTTAATGATGATAGTTCTGAACAAAATTCCCCAGATTCCACCTTGGATTCTTTTTTATAA